Within the Cololabis saira isolate AMF1-May2022 chromosome 22, fColSai1.1, whole genome shotgun sequence genome, the region GGACGGCAACAGCACGGTCAGAAGCGCTCAGGCTGTAAAGCTACTCTACTACCTTAATGACCAGAAAAACACTACTGAGAAGTCGGAGATGTGGCTGAGGAGCTTCAAAAACATCCTGTCGGGGGAGATGGACAACAAACAGATTGACGTATGTATCACAGTCGTATCACTCTGATTCATAAGACTCTTTCTTATTTAAAGCTAAAGAGCATAGCACAGGTTATCATGCACTCATTGGTCTGGAGAGATCTCGACTGGTAATAGGCACAAAGGGTTTTTGTAGTTCAgaagtcggcaacccgcggctctagcgccgccctagtggctcctggagctttttctaaaatgtttgaccttttttctcctttttttcttttttttctcttttttttcctttttttcttctctctttttctttattttttcttttttctcttttcttcttctttttcatttcatttttaatcttgacatttcgacttttttcttgaaattttgacttttttctcaacattttgactttttttctcgaaattttgactttttttcaacatttcgacttttttctcgacatttcaacttttttctcgacatttacttttttctcgtcatttcgacttttttctcaacatttagacatttttctcgaaattttgacttttttctcgtcatttcgacttttttctcaacatttagacttttttctcgaaattttgacttttttctcaacatttcgacttttttctcgaagtgcataatgaaaaaaataatcttcccccagttataactaatatagaaacttttcattttttgcgcctccagacatatttgtattttgtgtttttggtctaatacggctctttcaacattttgggttgccgacccctgttgtAGTTGATCATTTTCACTCAAAATAGCTGTGAATTAATGCTGGATTAAGAATAAAATCTCACTTTATTTCATAAAAACTATAGAAATGTTGCTAGTTAATGATTAATTGAGTCATATGATCACACGTCTATATTTTCTTTAGACAACACTGATGAAGATGCTcaaaaataatcacaaaatcGCTTAAGTTACTGGAAAGAGCAACGTGATGATAACACCGACGAGGAATCACTTTGACATTTCTTGACACTCTtgacaaactttatttattctcttttttagCTCTTATTTTGTGGTTTTTGCAGCTATTTTGGGTgagaaacagatttatgttgacTTAAGTTCTTAGGACAGAGAGTTTTTGGGAGAGaatcaaaaataacaaaaatcacAAAGCGACCTGAGAAGAGGTTTAAAAATGGCCGTGCAACTGAACACAATAATTGTGTCACACATGATTTTCAGTTCATCTCAACAAGACTTTATTTCTTAATTCATTTTAAACCTAAGGACACGTGTACTCCTATATATGGGAtcattttcatccttttttttttgcttttcaaaGCAACTCAGCAACTAAAAACTTCACAGAATTTAGACAACTTCTCTTCCCACAGAGGTCAGATTAGATCAGTGCAAACTTTTGCAGCTGATTATGAccagaaaaaatataaaagaacatGTTTTTCCAAAGATTATTAAAGATCATTACAAGAATAAGTGCAGATTGATTGTGGacttggttgttgttgttttaagtttCTTTGTGGTTTGTTTGCAAAATTTGCAAAATTGCCACAAGAAAATTGAAAtccaaccaaaacaaactaaaagaaaatcacaCAAAACACTctcagtttttttgtttctatgaGATTCCCGccatcttttctttctctttaccACAActctgtgttgttttttgttgcattCATTTTATGTCTTTATCTTTGTTCGGAGCTATTTAAATATCGTCACAAAAAAAGGTGTAAAATGTTCACAAATAAAAAACGACTAAGTGTTTTTTGCCCATTGAAGACAAACAGTAATCCTctcaaatggggaaaaaataacccCAAATTTTCAGAAAAACTTCCTTTGAACATGTGTCTCAGACTTGATGTTGCTCAACTCATTCAACAGTTAATGCCTTTTGTAGATTAATATTTAATGACATGAGATCGTCATGTGAGGGTGAAGGTTGAGTTAGGAAGCACGTGGACAAACAAAGTGGAAAAACACCAGTTAGGCACCAGCTGTAGCAGCTGTTTTGACTGGCGAGACCTATTTCCTCTGTTTTATGGCCTTTGCTCTTTGTTCGGCTCTAAAATTACGGCACAGTGACGGGAAATACGTTTATGACCATGTAAAACTAGGATAGAGAACATGTGACTTATTGCATATTGTTATTTTGGTTGTCAGAGCTTCTCTGGAAAGGAGGCCTTTTCATAAACTTGAAATCAAAAGTAAGAGTAGAAATTCAAaatctggggccggattcaccaatatgttcttaagaacgatcttaagaaatgtcttaagatctaaaattaagatgttcataagaaagttcttaagtgcaattcctcaatattttcttaagaaccgtcttaagaactgtcatttcttacgaatttcttatttttcctacttaagaacttcttaaaatatgtcattgcacgcgccaacaaacaacatttatacataaatatattatatatatatatattatatatacaggtagtttggtcttaaccgtcagtcactcactaaacatggagaaggagaaaaagagatgcaggaacttttcaaggttatggtggatgagattaatgtgataaaaaaaaatactattggggaaaattaataataatgaactaccacgctaactaacatgctaacaaacagttaacaggctctttgtgtaattaattacaaagtatatcctcaaactatgacctactagtctaaacttgtctaaaatgtgttgaaaaaggtgatattagagttttaccttttcacagaagaaattttaagacagttcaaggttgtcttaaagttaagaaaaaagtcaagaacaaatttgagaacttttatttcaataataccatttattcttaagttttttttaagaagaatcttaagaagaaagttgagaaaatgcttaagaacttttttggaaaatatgactttttctcttttttcttcttaagactgaacttaagaaaaaaaattacacttaagaagattttttttcttaagaatgttttgtgaatgcGGCCCCAGGTTGACGTAAACTGATGTAGTAATttaaacaacacaaaacacattCCTTTAATCTTTTTCTCATATGTTTATGATATAAATACTACGACGCCTGGCACAAGTCTGGATCGTGTCTCCAAAGAAATACACTCCAGGTCTATCACCACATAATTGAATGCTGAAGGCGGTGCTATGATTTAGAGAATCACACTTTTTCTTGGTGTATTTTAAGCTGTATtttagtattagggccaaactaagacaaaaaaaattggaaattacgagaataaagtcataatgttgcgagaataaagtcgtaatagaataaagtcgtattatgagaataaagtcgtaatatgagaataaaatcgttatattatgagaataaagtcgtaatattacgagattaaagtcgtaatattacgagaataaagtcgtaatattacgagaataaagtcgtaacattgcgagaataaagtcgtaacattacgagaataaagtcgtaatattatgagaatataatttatgagaactcttctccctgtgtaaaaatgaggaatattgagcatcttgtgaagttatatttatatgtttataatatatttaatattacgactttattctcaaaatattacgactttattttcgtaattttacgactttattctcgtaatttccatttttttgttgtcttagtttggccctaatactaaaATACAGCTTAAAATACACCAAGAAAAAGTGTGCTTCTCTAAATCAAAGCACCGCCTTCAGCATTCAATTATCTGGCGATAGACCTGGAGTGTATTTCTTTGGAGACACGATCCAGACTTGTGCCAGGCTTTATCTGTGGGACAGATGGGCTCAGTCTCGACTGTTTTCATGGCTGAGCTGATGAAAGTAGTCGTGGGGGATCGGCGGTAATCACCAGCTGAAGCAGCTGAGATAGACTGATGAATACACGGGAACTTATCATTACTAAAAATGCATTTAGATAGTATAAACCTCCGTAAATAAACGTGGATTATCTCATAGTGGGATGAGACGTTGCTGCTTTGACAAAGAGAGAAACATTATCTGATAGAACAAGGTAGGCAGAGCGTGATCATAATCACTTAAGCGTATTTTTACACTCCCAAGATAATGTCCTTAAATCCAAGCTGTGCCGACGGTCGGTGGGGTGTCATGACATCCGTGGGTAAACACCATTTTCCAGCTAAAGGGGTCATGTTGTGCTCTTTCTGCTGCGCTCTGTTGCAGGTGTCTTACTACACCTCCAAGTCCAAGCAGGACGAGATTGACGGTCACACCACAGATGGCTTCCCCTTATTCCTCATCACGTATGCCTGTGCCATCACCTTCTCTGTGATATCCTGCCTGAGGTAAGAAGCGATCGGTGACTGTCACGCAGGGAGAGATTCTGGCTGCAGGCCAAGTCAGGAAAAATACACTGATCACATGAAGAAACACTGAACTACTTCTGTTTTACCAGTACCAGGAAGGACAAAGTCAAACTACTATCAATATTCTCAGTCATTaggcacatttttatttattttatgatcAAATACTCATCTAACGCTGCACCTTAATGACTTTACAGTGCAAGATATAAGTAACTCATTAAGATATGTCACAAATATCCACACATGAAACGTGTTCTGACACAGTTTATATCTGAAACAGTATTTAAATGTAAAACAGGTCACACAgctctggactctggactgagTTGATATTATATTCAGGTCTTGGTGTATTGTGTGTAAGTTGGTGTCACATAGTGGTTTAGACCTAAAAGACTTCacttataaccagtactcgagttgtaaaagaaaatcaggggggatggtggattttatcatatggggacagataatttgcgctgattacaaataatataatatattacaaataatagcactgaccaaaacacctgcagaaatactgcaggaatgacatagcagcagttaaatgcagccttctgtaagctttaaatatccactgggcttacatcaaatacatcaaaacacaacaataaaaaacagttttctgaacttatcaatatgactctgtccttcacagaataagtaaaatggatcactgcaaaaactcaaaatgttaacaagaatatttgtattatttctagttaaaatgtctaattttagtaaaaaaatctcattacacttaaaacaagactcatcactggtaaaaacaacaattttcacttgtttcaagtagattttcacttaaaataagtagaaaaatctgccagtggaacaagatttttttgcttgtaataagaagataaatcttgttccactggcagattttcctacttatttcaagtgaaaatttacttgaaacaggtgaaaattgtcaaataagttatttttctggtgttatttttctggtgatgactctaaatgttgaaatagcagtaaaaccacattcattgatgaaatgacataagggatggaaaggggggatggcagttttacaggggggatgatttggaccgtttttatttcagggggggatgccatctcccctcatcctccctcaactccagtactgcttataaGAGATATTACACAAATATTCtttgtttcttccttttttctccaccAACTGAGATCCAGACTGTTGCCACTTCCAGTCGTTAAAACAGAGTCAGCCTTTTGATGCAAATATCGAACACTAAGTATGATTATTTTAGTTAATTCAAGCTGTCGTTTTTGGGTAAAGTTAGTACGGAATAAACTGGCTACTCTTGCAGCGACTGTTATCTTTGTTATCCAGTGAATTTGATTGCATCATGTAATatgatatatagatagatatagatagTTAGATAGATAATatatttgtacgttttgaccgtatagaaacgtaattctcgtcagttatgtgaaataagacctggaaacaggcattgtggcatagaattgtctaattggtttaattcactgtatgaattgttacagattacttttgtaatactgtatttgacccaatctttgtacgttttgaccgtactATTTAAcaacttttgtttttgattattttacctcttttcttatcattttatttcattttatttgttatttactgtctaattgtgtcttgccgcttctaatgttgatgtaaagcactttgaattaccttgtgttgaattgtgctatacaaataaacttgctttgcctAATATTGCATCACGTTAATCTTCCTGCATCTGCTTGTTGTCTTTATTATCTGTGTCAAACATCTACTGTGTGTCTCTGTCCTTGCCAGAATGGACAATGTGAGGAATAAGATGTTGGTGGCCGTCTTCGGCGTCGTCACCGCCAGCCTGGCGGTCGTGTCCTCGTTCGGCTTGCTGCTTTACATCGGAGTTCCTTTTGTCATAACTGTGGCCAACTCTCCGTTCCTGATCCTCGGTGAGGAAACGCACCTTCAACTCttttcatttaaattaattaatgaatacatttttatttcaaacatgtatataaaatgaaagaaaaaataataataaaaagataaacatttacatcttcatattcacatatgtttgaaaaaaaggagtaggaagaagtgtacactttttcctagttcctaccccttcataactatggatttacattattgctattgttatatctacacaatatccatataaatataatctatataaatactacgtaaacatgcctattattacataattatccatatataagtatatagacaatataaatattacataaatattatatcaatatctagaaaatacaactattatataaatctatataaatatacactatataaactacataaatatccctataaatatatgtgctacatacccaataaatatataacatatattacataattttaactatccctctcaacaaataatatataaaaaggaaaaaaaaaaagccagtgaggcatgtttttgtttatgattgttatgatttgtattatactgtatttatcatgattattatttaactattgttctattttttttttgcatgttcgaaataaagtttttctttcattcattcattcattcattcattcattcattcattcattcattcattcattcatttatactacataaatatccacataaatatctaaacatatcttaagcaagtataatataccatttttccctattttatttgtttctcacactcctcgttaacccatttcctcttccatatacctgtttataaatcattttttgtatttctttttaaaacagatttatgttattactttgtttcatttcctgctccaaactgttccacagagtctccacagttccatatgcacatgcttttcattgttgttcgtactttatgttttttaacctttgtctggtgttagctttctgttacatctccgatgttaacgggtcggttttgacccgtgttttaaattatctctaaaatacactaaaagcaattatccatcatccaatttgtttctcatctcttggttacattgttaggcttccttatccatgaaaatattggttttaatatttttggtatgggactctgggccttttttttgtcagtatagcccttaatttcaattttaaaaactggtaaaatgagcctcaagagaatcatatgaataaataaaaggttgttctgttacctggctattacggagaggtattagaacacatatcttaaataaatttgtttcagttattttttcattttaatattattaactataGTAACATCTATGGTGTTATGGGTAAATTTCGACCCATTTACTTCAAGGAAATATCGGGttggattagggctgggcgatatattgagatttttttacattttttttttaatgattttgatatagcttatttcgtgacaaattgacttgaatgttttatttgagatttgcacaaatgttttgttatttgcacaactgtcaacctcagtggaaaagtctgcctgttactgtctacattgtattaattgcacagtgtattttaatttaattgttatgcaggaaagggatatttgttttattctattcaaaaagcatttttattctatatatgcaggcagtttatttttatttcatttgtttatacattttgatattgtgcagacctctgttaataaaggtgacatttggcacgaggctttgtattaaaactgactgtttttttttaagggtttgcctcagaaaaaaatgaagctaacagagatgctatgctataatgctttgggggaaaccccaattatggcacagaaaaaatatcgatatatattgagtatcgccattcagctagaaaatatcgagatatgacttttggtccatatcgcccagccctaggttggatattattttgttgaaataaaggtttctgacaaagtcaaaaagccttgatgcaataaatgcatttttgtggtagttttatgaatttaaaacctaagaacaggtcggtggcgaccctaacaaCAGACGAAGGTTAAAATTTAGTTCTCCCCTTACAGAAATGCTTTTCAATCAATTTAATTTTGCTCAAACATGTCCcacttttttaaatcttttttttccaggtaTTGGCCTCAACAACATGTTCATCATGGTGTCCGACTGGCAACACAGCCAGGTGAACGACGCGGTACCGAAGCGGCTGGCTCGCACCTACAAAGACGCCGGCTTACCGATCACCATCACCGCCCTGACGGACGTCCTCAAGTTCTTCATCGGAACCACGTCCGACTTCCCCTCACTGCAGTCCTTCTGCTGGTACACGGCCACCTCCATCTTGTTCTGCTACTTCTACACCATCACCTTCCTGGGGGCCTTCATGGCCCTGAACGGCCGGAGAGAGGCCGGAAACAGACACTGGCTGACCTGCATGAAAGTGCCCTCAGAAAAAACCGACGACCATCCGAAGATGTACAACCTCTGCTGTGTGGGAGGTGAATATGATGAGGTCACgggagcagagaagaagaagcaaGCGACCTATTTCTTCAAGGATTATTACGGCCCGTTTTTGATGAAATCCTGGGTGAAGGGATTGGTTATCCTGATTTACATGGGTTATTTAGGTGTAAGTATTTACGGGTGTTTTTCAATACAGCAGGGGATTGAGCTTCACGATCTGGCAGCAGATAACTCGCATGTTACAAAGTTCATTAAGAAGGATAGGGAGCACTTCTCAGATTATGGTCCATCGATTATGATTGTTGTGAACAAGGAATTCGATTACTGGAACAGGAGCCAAAGACTGGGACTTCAGGGATGCATCGAAAACTTCACAGCCACCCGGTTCGTAGATCCCAACATCTACACCTCTTGGCTCGACTCTTACTTGTCATACGGACAAGAGAGAGACTTGGACCTTGACGATAAAGAGGTTTTTCTCGGAAATCTCACAAATTTCCTTGAGGCGTTTCCTATTTTTAAGCAAGACGTGAACCTCACTGGAGATGCCATCTATGCATCGCGGTTTTTCATCCAGATCGTCGATCTTGCCAACGCTCAAGATGATTTCGACATGTTCAACAGTCTCACCTACATTGCAAAAACATGCACTCCATCTCTCCTAGCTTACCACCGTATCTTTATCTTCTATGACCAGTACGACGTGGTTATAAAAACCACCATTAAAAACGTTATGGTGATCACAGCTGTGATGTTGCTCATCTCCCTCCTGCTCATCCCCAACCCCAGCTGTTCCTTTTGGGTGACCATTTCCATCGGCTCAGTGACCGTCGGGGTGACGGGTTTGATGACGCTTTGGAAAGTCAACCTGGATTCCATATCCATGATCATCTTCACCGTCTGCATCGGCTTCACCGTCGATTTCTCCGCCCATGTGGCCTACGCCTTCGTCTCCAGCAAAAAGACCAGCGCCAACGAAAAGGCGGTGGACGCCATCTCCCATCTGGGTTACCCCATTCTTCAAGGTGCCCTCTCCACCATTTTGGGGGTGTTGGTGTTGGCTATGTCGGAGTTTCACACCTTCAGGATGTTCTTCAGGATCTTCTTCCTGGTCATGTCTCTGGGAATGCTTCATGGCCTCGTTTTCATCCCAGTCATCCTCTCAACGTGTACATGCAGCACGGAAAGTGCAGAGACGATAAGTGCGGATGAGTGCGAAGAGAAGGACTTGAAAGTGAGCAGACTCTGACCACTAGAGGTGCTGTGGAGCACTTTGAGCAGGAAGACTGAACTGCAAatccctttaaagcagcacaacgtaactttcagcttttgttgagtttagcggctcctttggacaaaagcggtagtgctttaccagtagtgtggaataggaatgggcgatattttaccgttcacgataaaccgtcaaaaaaattccccacggtaagaatttgtatctcacggtaaaaatgataaattcccgttgatgacatttttgtgtaaagctgatttatagttctgcgttacgtacgtgaaggaaggaaggaaggaaggaaggaaggaaggaaggaaggaaggaaggaaggaaggaaggaaggaaggaaggaaagaatgagccagaaagaaagaaagaaagaaatgagctagaaagaaagaaagaaagaaagaaagaaagaaagaaagaaagaaagaaagaaagaaatgagcctgaaagaaagaaagaaagaaagaaagaaagaaagaaagaaagaaagaaagaaagaaagaaagataaattcccgttgatgacgtttttgtgtaacaaacatggcggatctgagagcgagatagatttatagttacaaaggtggagttgaattggtattttttttatcgtcatttttatcgttatcgggataaatgccagaaattatcgtgatacattttttagtccataccgcccatccctagtgtggtagggttcctaccatgctcctcaaagttacatagtgccagtgaaggcgatacagacccctcagaccatgacagaggttcattaaacctgttggaagttgatgtaccatcacaatgactctggaaatattatattaaggtggaaaagttacattgtgctgctttaagcctgTTCAAAAACAGTACTTTCTCTCACGGGGAGTAAAAAGTTAGTGTAAGGAGTTGCTTAAAGTGTTTTCCAGTCATAGTTTTCCAGTTTATTCgatcatgctttttttttttttttaaagaaaagttaTATGCATATTGTTTATACTAAACAAGTAAGTAAGTTATTcttatttatattcattttcattgtttCTTGTTCAGTGGGGTTGATTGCTGAAGTTTTGCTGTGATTATATAAAGGTTTTCATGTTGTATCGTTCAATCGCAGTTGACCATGAGTAATGTCCCgacaataaagttttctttcatttgaaaTTGTCACTACTTTTTTTTGGATAAACATTGGGCCCACAGGCCTCATTGAGTGAGTTTAAGTTAGTGATTGCACAATTAAAAGACAACCGATCAAGTGTAGTTTGTTTGGGAACGTGGTTGGAACTAAGCTTCTTGTGTCAAGAACATGAGAGCACAACTTCACTTCGTAAAAGTGAATGTTCAACAGACAGATAAGACCAAAGTAGAGTAATCTGACCTGAACGCCCAGCATAAGCACATATTTTAAGTAGAAACATCTAAGACACACTGTCAAGCACGGCAGTGGGGTGTTgatgatctggggcctcatttataaagctcgcttgcgcacaaaacagggctgaaagatgcgcaagccaccttctacgcaaaggttgggatttaaaaagaaaaaactaaccgaaaaatctgcgtatccctaagCCAAACCTGACCATCctgtaggaacttacttaagatatggggaactggcgatgcaggcggtgaggtggtgaaatgaagccatattcatgtcatactcttaataatgtcatcacatatcatataatataatagcactgatcgtgtccctctgtgtgtgaagcacagcgtcagtcaggacacgccgggaacctcctcttcacccaccgcgacaaccgtagagtgactgaggacagaataaatgaggggctccgtagatcgtttaggggctctacggagcccctaaagggacactgattttttatatatataatgagttttacgcgcaggagccgctgcgcatgctcagcaggctcattcatatgcaaatactactttgcattgcgcatttatggtaaaaagtgggcgtgtagaggacgggatatgaggcaaattcagctgcgcaaccttccagctggaatgtgatttataaagagaacattgcgtgcaagtgtgcgtgcacacggttttataaatccagattttttttgcgcccgccattttcggcttttggctttacgtgcacttttagtatgaatcctacgcactcttttataaatgaggccccagggccTTATTTTCAGCCTCCAATATTATGGACCAATACAGGACCAGGGTATCCAGCAGCCATTGAGCTGGCAATGAACTCTGAGTCATGTGATAAAAatctgaagaacatctgaaTACTTACAATCTGGGATGTTTTTAAATGGCTGGGTAGTTTAAAAACAGCCCAGTGAAACCAAATATATGTGTTTCATATCAAAACCCATTAGGATTTAGTGTTTTCTCGTCACCCAACATGTATGTACATACAGGCTGAACTATCACTGGAAAGATTTAAGGATTTTATTCAAATCTACATTGACATGATCAGTAAAATATTAATTTAGGAGGCTGACAACAAATAAGTTCACTTTGAAATTAATACAGTCGTACGTCAATATTGATAAGCTCAAATTCTGAATACAGTAATGGCCTGA harbors:
- the ptchd3a gene encoding patched domain-containing protein 3; the encoded protein is MGCRRTDCLSKPLSNLFGKLGAAVGSHPYYFFVIPILLTAALGGGFSFVREREDNDLERQYTPKKGPSKVTRSFIKDNFPFDYSMFSEERMYEMGNFASIIAVATSNDGVLESPAFEDVVALNNKILDITVDEGRLGFDDLCAKAHGECLSNIVLDVVDSSRTNGTNFTYPEYTYRSSSVFLGPALGGVVTDGNSTVRSAQAVKLLYYLNDQKNTTEKSEMWLRSFKNILSGEMDNKQIDVSYYTSKSKQDEIDGHTTDGFPLFLITYACAITFSVISCLRMDNVRNKMLVAVFGVVTASLAVVSSFGLLLYIGVPFVITVANSPFLILGIGLNNMFIMVSDWQHSQVNDAVPKRLARTYKDAGLPITITALTDVLKFFIGTTSDFPSLQSFCWYTATSILFCYFYTITFLGAFMALNGRREAGNRHWLTCMKVPSEKTDDHPKMYNLCCVGGEYDEVTGAEKKKQATYFFKDYYGPFLMKSWVKGLVILIYMGYLGVSIYGCFSIQQGIELHDLAADNSHVTKFIKKDREHFSDYGPSIMIVVNKEFDYWNRSQRLGLQGCIENFTATRFVDPNIYTSWLDSYLSYGQERDLDLDDKEVFLGNLTNFLEAFPIFKQDVNLTGDAIYASRFFIQIVDLANAQDDFDMFNSLTYIAKTCTPSLLAYHRIFIFYDQYDVVIKTTIKNVMVITAVMLLISLLLIPNPSCSFWVTISIGSVTVGVTGLMTLWKVNLDSISMIIFTVCIGFTVDFSAHVAYAFVSSKKTSANEKAVDAISHLGYPILQGALSTILGVLVLAMSEFHTFRMFFRIFFLVMSLGMLHGLVFIPVILSTCTCSTESAETISADECEEKDLKVSRL